One Halococcus salsus genomic window, GAAAGAGATGGAGGCCGAGGCGAGCTCGAGTCACAGTTCTATCCAGACTGCTATCACCGAGTCGCCGGGCGATTGCCGTATCTCCCTTGCCCTCAAAGAACGCTTTCACGAGTGCCACCAATTGATCGGTCGGCAATTGGGTACTGAGGTCATATCGTTCGTGCATTTCCTCAATGGTTGAGCGAATCTGTTGATCGGTATTGGTATTCGAGTTCCATCTTCCTCGCTGGTCTTCTTGGCGTTCGGTCGTCGTGGTGTCTCCTTTCGAGACATCCATATAGATGGCCGTCAGCTCCTCAACGTCCGTCATCGGTCTTTACTCTACACGTTGTATAAGTAAGAACCTGATGATCGGACAAAATCACGGCGAGTCCTTCTCTACAGTTGTGCGTATAGTCGCGGCTATCTGAGAAGGTGCCTATTACAGACGATGTTCTTGCTTGCTCTCCCCAACAACACTGCTCCTGTTTTCATGGGCAGGATACTCACTCTGTTTGGACGTCTGAACCGACTTAGATATAGCAGTAAGACCGTGGCTCGGCAATACACAGTAGTACATAGTCTGTCGCTAGATAGCGGTCTTTCAGCGCACGTAGGAGGCGACACATGATTGATCTCAAGAGGTTCGAGGACTCCATTACCGCTTAGCTCTTTAAGTGCTTCTAGCGATAAGGTGTAGATACGAGAGAGGTTCGCCGGGTTTTGTGGAGGATAGAATTCTACACAAACGCATCTTTCAACCACGAGTAGATAGTAGGTCCAGTTATGACCAACGGTGGAACGGTTCCACAGTCGCCCTCCTCTACTCTGGACGGAGATGACGAGTACGAAGAGTTCGTTCAACTGAGCAGGCTACCCGGCGACAGTACCGTCTCACGTGCGGACCTCCAGCGCGACGAAACCGTTCGTCGGTGGGGTCTCGTTACCCCGAGTGCGACGCGTATCGGACGCGCTGAGGCACCCGAACACGACCTCAGCGAGAACATTCGGCGACTCCACGAGGAACGCCATCCAGCGATGGAGGGGTACAGCGAGCGGGCTCACCGTCTCGAGAAACTTCGCCTCACGCACGCGCTCTGCAGTAGTCTCGGACTTACACCCTGGCAACGCGACCGCGCTATTGGGACGATGGTCGACCTCGATCTCACCGCGTTCGGAAGTCAGCGCGCTATCCCGAAAGTCGCGCTTGTCGTGATCCGCCATGTTGTCGATCTTGAACGAGAACACCATCTCGGTCTTCATGACAACGACTGGATAGCTGAGCAGCCACCCGAGCGACTCGCCGACCTTTACGAGCAGTTCCAGTCGATCACTGACGATGAGCAGTTCACGGAACTCTGCGAGCAACACGACCTCGGTGTCACGAACCTGAACCGGCTACGGCGAACGCTCGTCGACCAGCTTGACGAACAGGGCCTTCACAACGCAGTCTATGGCCGAAATCCCTACCGGGACCCGAGTCTGCCAGATCTTGTGGCTGGTTCCTCGGCATGACCCTGCGATCTACGAATCGGCTACTTTCTTTAAGTGCTTCTGGCGACAAGGTGGAGATATGAGAGGAGTTGGATGGGCTTCCATCCACAGTCGTCGCTTCTATTGGACTAGCCATTTTGCTGTATTGTTGCTGTGTACCGAAATCTTGCTGTCGAGTGGTATCTCTAGTCTTGAGGACAAAAGTGAGCTCTTCACACAAGGAATCGTGCCTCTCTCAGCGGGACCTACGCTTCTTCGTCAGCGGTCGATGACGTGGTTTCAATGACTTCCGCGAACGCGACGTTCTCACGAGCGTTCTGGATTTCGACTTCAACCTCGTCGTCCGGGCGAGCACCGGGGACAATGACAACATAGCCTCGCTCAACTTTCGCGATGCCGTCACCTTGGTCGCCAACTGATTCGATAGTGAGTGTGCGCTTGTCGCCCTGTTCGACTGGCGGCGATTGTGTCGTCGACTCCGAAGTATTGGATGATGACTGCGAGGGAGAGTTGCTTTCCTCACCAGTTTGCTCTGTTGAGAGAATCGCGACACGATAGGTTTCGCCGGCGACGACTGAGCCGTTCTGCATTTCATTCTGCGGAACCTCGATCCGGTACGACTCACCATGCTGTTCGACAGACCCACTATAGAGACATTCCATCCGCTCTGAAATTTCAACCATTGCGTAATCTCTTTGTTTTCCAGCGGGGATATTGAATCCTCGCCTCCGGACAAGCGATACCAGTCATTATGAATTATCCACGGATTCATGCTCTCGGAGGCGAATGTTCTGTATGAGCTGGGAGCGGCGACTGCCGCCACTCGCCGAGGAGGCTCTCGATATCCTGCGTGAAGCAGCGGAGGATGAAACTGGTAGTAACGAGACCGGTGAGTGGAACTCCTCGAACGCGGATTTCACTAAGCATAGTGCTGCAGCAGTGCTGGTCGCAGACGAGGAATTCACGGAAGCCGATGCGGAGCATGCCTTGGAACTGCTTGAAAGTCGTGGCCATATCTATTACATCGACGACGAGGTCTATCTCACGCCGACCGACGATTGATGGTTGAGGGCTCTTCGATCGGGTCGATGAAAGATTGAGAAGCCGTCTGACCAGACGAATTCTTTACTTTTAGTGTGCTTCGATAGATTATCAGTCCCTCTCAGTGAGAACCCCATGTATGGTAGACCT contains:
- a CDS encoding DNA-directed RNA polymerase subunit epsilon codes for the protein MTNGGTVPQSPSSTLDGDDEYEEFVQLSRLPGDSTVSRADLQRDETVRRWGLVTPSATRIGRAEAPEHDLSENIRRLHEERHPAMEGYSERAHRLEKLRLTHALCSSLGLTPWQRDRAIGTMVDLDLTAFGSQRAIPKVALVVIRHVVDLEREHHLGLHDNDWIAEQPPERLADLYEQFQSITDDEQFTELCEQHDLGVTNLNRLRRTLVDQLDEQGLHNAVYGRNPYRDPSLPDLVAGSSA
- a CDS encoding TRAM domain-containing protein, with protein sequence MVEISERMECLYSGSVEQHGESYRIEVPQNEMQNGSVVAGETYRVAILSTEQTGEESNSPSQSSSNTSESTTQSPPVEQGDKRTLTIESVGDQGDGIAKVERGYVVIVPGARPDDEVEVEIQNARENVAFAEVIETTSSTADEEA